The genomic interval CTCCATATTGTCATTGTTCGAGATCCAGCCCACGTTAgtggagtcatctgcaaacttccagatggagttagagcagaatttggctgcacattCGTGAGAGTAGGGAGTATGGGGGACTGAAAACGAGTCCTTGCGAGGCATTAGGTGAGGAGGGGTGAACTGTTGAAGTATGAGAAAGAGCAGGCAGATTCCAATaaccaataaccaaagtctgtagtctcttttttgctctggtttattttcacccacatgtttagaccgtaatgttgtatccttattgttttgatgtggttgtgctttattcttgattgttaactgtatgtttgtgttgtcatttgtgagcggagcaccaaggcacattccttgtatgtgcacatacttggccaataaacctattcattcattcattcattcattcattcattcattcattcatccattcattcattcattcattcattctgtgcATGCTGATTCTTTAACAGAGAGAGATAAGAGCATGTAAGACACGAGAGCTTTAGAGAGGAGATATTTTACACATACAGTGAGCATTGGAGAgatgtatcagtctgaagaagggtctcgacccgaaacgtcacccattccttctctcctgagatgctgcctgacctgctgagttactccagcatttttgtgaataaatctgcatCATGAGATCGTTTAAGATAAATAAGAGAATGTGCACGATATGCGTGTTCGAGAAAGAAGTGTCTCATCAGTGATCACATTGGAGAGAGAATGGGTTTCCCTGAATGTTCACTTACTTTCAAAACTAGATTACTTCAATtgattttcttttgttgtttgaaGCCCGGTTAGCGATGGACCTGATAACAATCAGCCACTGTGCTTTGGAGACGCTTCCTGGTGTGTCAATGTTCGGCCCCGCCTGTTGCATCAAACTGACTTGAACCCATCATGCTCTTCTCGACAGGGGTATCGCCTCCACGTCGGGAGGTAAGTGGCTCCCCACTAAATACTTGTGGCTGTCACACTGAACGGATTTCCCAGCATCAGTGCCTCCTTCTCCCTCCTGTACACCTCCAACACCTCCACCTTGCTCTGCCCAGGAGCTGCTTCGTTGCTCCACtgactgtatctctcgtttctcctGACCGACTCCCTTTCCTTTCCTGCTTCCGTCTGTTCCTGCGTTGAGAGTTGTTTGTCAGAGTTAAAACCACTTCGCTTTCTTTCCCGGAGCCTGACTGACGTGGACAAATATAAACCAGACTCAAATATGTATCCATCTCCAGCCACGTCCCCCCAGCTcggctccccaccctcccctcctcatctccccacccaccctccccctctccccaccctccctcctcctctccccacccaccctcctcctctccccacccaccctccccctctccccacccaccctccctcctcctctccccaccctcctcttcctctccccaccctcctcctcctctccccacccaccctcctcctctccccacccaccctcctcccctccacaccctcctcttcctctccccaccctcctcctcctctccccaccctccctcctcctctccccaccctccctccccctctccccaccctccctccctccccctctccccacccaccctcctcctctccccagttCCCACTCCTACCCTGTATCCTCTCCCCCTCTGTGCCTCTCCGCACCCcggcctcctctccccaccctctccccaccttctctcctcctcctctccccacccaccctcctcctctccccacccacccaccctcctcctctccccagttCCCACTCCTACCCCGTATCCTCTCCCCCTCTGTGCCCTGTATCGTCTGTATCCTCTCCAAACTGGCGCCTCTCCCCGCAGGAGTGGgaccagttgggggggggggggggtgggggggtttctGCGCCAGCGTAGAAGCCCCTGAGCTGCGGCCAAGCATTGGCACATGTCCCCTAAGGGGAGCAGAGAGCTCCGACTATCCCCCGACCACTTTGTCGGGCTCCCTTCAGCGTCCGGGGTGAGTTCTTGTTCTGATGTGGGCAGGGAGGGATCTACACATCCTGCCACAAGGGAAACTGGGAACCTCTCACCCTGCGTGCTGTTCCTGCTTGAATCCCCAGGAAGGGGGGGGGATTCCAGATTGACTTCCCCCCCATTGTTTCAGACCAAATGTTGGTCCAGGCACTCATCTGTTTTGGAGTTCATGTTTCAAAGTCTCTCCATAACATTtggaaagaattaggccattaagcccatcgagtctgctccaccattccatcagaactgatctctttttccctctcaactcaattctcttgccttctccttgtaacctttgacgcaattactaatcaagaatctagataATCTCCACATTAATTTAATTCAAGATTGAGTTAAATTAAATCAATCTCCATGACTATTGAGCTAACTCATTTTTATAgcaaatatttcaggtcaggccaCAGGCACTTCACAACAAGACCTAAAGGGATATTAGTGCAGATGGTCAACAGAGTTGCTGGAAGTTTTTTTTTTGTGGAGTTTCTTGTGGAATAGACAGGTGGAGAAGCTTAGGGAGGTAATTTGAGAGCTTTTGGGTTTGGGTAGCAGAAATTCCTGGCTGCAGTTATATTCTGGGAGAATCACAAAGATAGAGTGAGTGGATTGGAAACATCTTGAAGGGTTACAAGGTTGGAGATTCGAGCTAAGAGGAGGAATTGGAGCAGATTAGGCAAGAATTTATTTCCTGAATATTGATGTATTGGTTGTCATCATCCAAACTGTTCTTTCAACCTGGAGGTAACAATATTACTCGCTGATTTATAAAAATACAGAAAACAAGAATACACACAGAACAGCTAGTTTAACATCCGAAGCAGGGGAAATACCCTTCAATGGGATTGGACAAATTAAACCTGCATTGACGGAAGGAAAATTGTATTTGGCAAAACAACTGATATTTTatatctgaatagacaatagacaatagacaataggtgcaggagtaggccattcagcccttcgagccagcaccgccattcaatgcgatcatggctgatcattctcaatcagtaccccgttcctgccttctccccataccccctcactccgctatccttaagagctctatccagctctctcttgaaagcatccaacgaactggcctccactgccttctgaggcaaagaattccacaccttcaccactctctgactgaaaaagttcttcctcatctccgttctaaatggcctaccctgaagaagggtctcgacccgaaacgtcacccattccttctctccagagatgctgcctgcctcactaatttactccagcattttatgtccatctttgattgaaaccagcatctgcagttctttcctagacatAAGATATTTTATAGTTCTGCGGTGGAGGTTCAgctatgattgcattgaatggcaggcaatgcaggctcaaagggctgatgGATTGCTATTATTTTTCTGTGTCCTGGATAGTCCTGGATAGTATCCAAATCAGATAAAGATGGGTTGGTAATTTACCAGGAGGCAATTCTACATTCTATCTGAAGTGTTTTCTGATTGAATTCctccttataataataataataataataatgcattacatttatatagcgcttttcaaacactcaaagacgctttacagagaaatGTTGTGCTGTATGAAATAATGTTTGGACTACATCTCTCTCTGTCATTACTTGTGCATGGGTGGATGTGCTTGTGAGTAGATGTGTGTGTGAGATGTTGTGTTGGGGGCAGAGATTACATACAAGAGGTTGCTTTTCACACTCGATCTGCTGTTTCCCACATTACAAACAGTGACTCTACTTAAAAGTTATTTAAACAGCAGAACTATTTAAGATCTCCACAAGGCAGGGTTGTTGTTCTAATTATAACAATAGTGGATAGATAGATACCTGCATGGAAAGTGATGAATAATATGAAGACGAGGCCTAATCTTCAGAAATAATGTACAAGTTCATCATGGCAGTGGAATGTTTAACTGGGAACAGCAAatgcagtatcatatcatatcatatcatatatatacagccggaaacaggccttttcggcccaccaagtccgtgccgcccagcgatccccgcacattaacactatcctacacccactagggacaatttttacattttacccagccaattaacctacatacctgtacgtctttggagtgtgggaggaaaccgaagatctcggagaaaacccacgcaggtcacggggagaacgtacaaactccttacagtgcagcacccgtagtctggatcgaacctgagtctccggcactgcattcgctgtaaagcagcaactctaccgctgtgctatgtacatgtgtatatgtacaaggaactgcagatgctggtttacacaaaaggacaaagtgctggagtaacagcagctcaggcagcatctctaaggaAGATGGATCGGAGACGTTTGTGACTTTGTTGCTAAAGTATTCAGTGGGATGAAAGGGACAGGTAGACCCTCAGTAGAAGGTGGCCATGCAGTCACAGAATCAGCTCAGTGTGGCCCTGAGATGGTACCTGTGGCATCCACCTATGATAAAGGCCCAGTGATATACCTGTTGAGATAATCAGTGCTAATATTACTTGCATTTTGCTCTGCCAGTTTGAGAAATAGCCTTGGTTGCCCTGTGACAGGACAGAGATATTGATTCTCTTTGACCTGCCAGAACATTCATCTGAAATAATAATCAAAATGACAGAAGGACTCTATAAAACTGGCAGTAATGTGAAAGAGAATCCGAGATAACCTTTCAGGCTGCTGGCCTTTTTCAGACATAGAAGTGTTATAGCGTTTATGTTTAGAGGAAGGAAAGAAGGTGTCTGACAAAGTGGAAAgctggagagtcatagagtgatacagtgtggaaacaggcccttcggcccaacttgcccataccggccaacatgtctcagctacactagtcccacctgcctgtgcttattccatatccctccaaacctgtcctatccatgtacctgtccaactgtttcttaaacgttgggatagtcccaagcattaaatacctcctctgacagcttgttccatacacccaccaccctttgtgtggaaaggttacccctcagattcctattaaatcttttccccttcaccttgaacctaggtcctctggtcctcgatttcccctattctgggcaagagattctgtgcatctgcccaatctattcctctagaTTAAATGAAAATGGGGCATTAGTGGGACAAACAAAGGGTCCAGAGGAACTGAACCACCACTAATAGTTGCAGTGACTCTGACTTGGAAGGGTTTTGCTGACCGTTGACTCCAGAAACAGTGAAACATCAAACCAAAAGcccagtcaagtcgagtttatgcaCAGATAAGGAGAGATACAGGCTTGGATCAACGATACAGGCATGTAGACTCAGACAGCacaaaaaacatacattttacataaAATTATATTAAACTGTGTAAGAcagtgaaaaggaaaaaagactgcaaagcatgacattagtgcaaaaacacaattatAAACAAGTCTATGATAGTGCAACTGATGGTGTCTGGTTTTCCGTTGCTGAGGTTGTGCAGGacggttcaagaatctgatggttggaggaaagtagctgttcctgaacatggtggtgtgggacttcaggcttctgtgcctCTGCCCAACGGTGGCAGCGAGAAGATGGCATTtcccagatggtggggatcccTGTTGATAGATGCTGCCGTCCTGAGGATGCTTTTAACGGTGGAGTGGGTTGTGctcgtgatggaccaggctgtgCCCTCAGTGAGCTAATGCTGAGCAATGGAAGCAACAGTGCGTTGCAATAGAAACAACCAGGAGATTGCGGTCATATatgtggatggaatggaggtgCAGAAGATTGATCAAAGAACCTGTGTTTTACTTCTCTTGTGTAGAGGAGACCACAATTTGAGCAGTGCTCAGTAAGGAAATTGAGGTATTGCAGCTCCTTTCCACAGGGGGACGTGCTAATTTCAGGTTCAGATTACCTGAGTGCAATGGAATTCCTAATGTGGATGATGCTCACAGAAAATACAACAATTAATAAAGCGATGAATGAAAAACAACAGAACAGTGCAAAAATTGTAATGCAATCTGGAGTAGTATGATAAAATGCTAAAGTACAATACTGGGCTAATCCATTTGTCtttatttggcccatacccctctaaacccttGTTATTCATTAATCTGTGCAAATGTCCATTGgaaattgtaattgtatctgcttctatagcttcctgcgtgggttttctccaggttctccggtttcctcccacatgctgaatatgtgcgggtttggaggttaattggccctctgtaaattgcctctagtgtgcagggagtggatgagaaagtgggataacatagaactagtgtgaacatgtgatcaatggtcggcgtggaatcggtagGGCGAAGATCCTTGTTTACatgctgtaattttttttaaaaacgaaaTCATGGAACCACGAACCAATCATTAATGGGTTGATGACATTGAGGAGAGTGGCTTTACCTTTACTGCTTGGTAGTTTCAGGGAATGTGGTTGGGTCGCTAGTTGGTGACTTCACAATGCTGCTGTGATGTCCTACATTGGGCTGTGTCGACACAAAGGCTGTATCACAGCAGTTAGtgaacagaaccaggggccacagtttaagaataaggggtaggccatttagaacggagatgaggaaaaactttttcagtcagagagttgtgaacctgtggaattctctgcctcagaaggcagtggaggccaattctctgaatgcattcaagagagagctaggtagagctcttaaggatagcggagtcagggggtacagggagaaggcaggaacggggtactgattgagaatgatcagccattatcacattgaatggcggtgctggctcgaaggaccgaatggcctactcctgcacctattgtctattgtctatataacatCTTGTAACTTCAGTTGAGGTAAGTGATGGAGGCTGGTGAGTGAATCATAAAATACAGAACAGTgcggcacaggaacagacccttcggcccacaatgtttgtgctgaacatggcgCCTAgcggaactgatctcatctgcttgcacatgatccatatccctttcttccctgcacttccgtgtctacccaaaagcctcttaaacgccactatgatttctgcccccaccaccacccctggcaatgcattccaggcccccaccaccccctgtgtaataaaagaaacttgccccgcatatctcctttaaacttttccatctcttcttatagctatgccctctagtgttggatatttccaccccccaaaaaaggttctgactgtctacctgatttatgcttctcataattttatatcattcTATCAAGTGTCCCCCTCAATCTCTGCCATtctagagaaatcaatccaagtctatccaaactctccctgcagctgaaactcTCGAATCCAGGCAGCccctttctggtaaacctcctctgcaccctctccaaagcttccattcCTTTCCTGTAATGAATCCATAGAGCATTGATTTTGTGTAAGTACTAGTAGCATGTTAAGTGTCAACAAGGTGGGAGGACTTCTATTGAGTCAGAACTTTATGGTCTGGGATCCTAAGCATTGGAAAGCAAATTGAATGCTGCGCCATTCAATGGGTTTAGGTTTGGATGAAATAAATGGTCATTAGGAGCAGTTGGGTGCTGATTGTCTTTGAAATGTCTCCGAGAGGAAAGGTTTGGCAGGAATAATGTGCACAGTGATGTCCATGCACATTacagggcggtacagtggtgcagcggtagagttgctgccttacagcgccggagacctgtgttcgatcccgactatgggtgccgtctgtacggagtttgtacgttctccccgtgatcacgtgggttttccacgagatcttcggtttcctcccacactccaaagacgtacgggtttgtaggttaattggcttggtaaatgtaaaaatattcctctcgaggtgtaggatagtattaatatgcggagatcgctggttggtgcggacccggtgggctgaagggcctgtttctctaaactaaactaatctaaattgatatcatagaaagacacaaaaagctggagtaactcagcggaacaggcagcatctctggagagaaggaatgggtgacgttttggatcgagacccttcttcagactcgaggaagggtctcgacccaaaaggtcacccattccttctctcaagagatgctgcctgtcccactgagttactccagctttttgtgtctacctttggtttaaaccggcatctgcagttccttcctacgcataaaTTAATATAATCTTTCCTTGTCTTCTCACCATCATCCCCTTCAGCTGGCTGATGAAATATCACGACTACAATCAGCTCCTCCAGCCTTGAGGATGAACAGGCTGTCGAATACCATCACGCTCTACCGAAACAGCAGCAAGTACCTGACCGGATGCCAAAGGCCACTGCTCCTCATGCTGCCCTGGTTAGGAGCCAAGCCTCATGCCATGGAACGGTACCGGCAGATTTACTACGCCTACGGCTACGATATCCTGGTTGTGGAAAGCAACATCATGCATTTCCTCTGGCCGCACTCGGGCATGTCGTACGCTCTACAGGTGATGGAGCTGCTCCAAAGAGAACCCTTCGCCTCCTGCCCCCTTGCCATTCACGCCTTCTCCATCGGAGGCTTCATCTTCGCTGAAATGATCGTGAACTCAAGAAACGTTCCTCGCCACTCAAACTTCAAGGCCAGGATTGTGGGGCAGATCTTCGACAGCCTGGTGGTAGGAAGTGTGGACCACGTGGCCAAAGGTGAGGGGCTACTCTTGTCCTTCAAAGAAAGTGAGGAATGACATTGAGTTGTTACTGGTTCCAGTCAATGCAGTGCAGGTGGAATTGGCAGAGCAGATGCTAAAGCTTGCAAGGGATGGTCAATGTGAGTCACATCTGCAACCCCGCCCACTTATTTCCTTGTTCCCTGAACATTTCTGCCGGTTCCTATCTCACATCGCCCACTTTCATGTTAACATTATGGAATTCTGCTGCTTGCAATCGGTCAGGGTTCAGATTGTGCTGACTCACTTTGTGGCCAATCTCCGAACGGATTTGTCACCGAGAGAAAAAATAACTTGTGTAGAAACCAACTGGTTTGCTCCAATTAAACTGTTGCTCAGTGTATTTTCCTGTGACTGTAAATCAGATTAGTCCCTGCTGGTGTGGTGAGCACTAAAATATGTTTTTTTGCC from Rhinoraja longicauda isolate Sanriku21f chromosome 23, sRhiLon1.1, whole genome shotgun sequence carries:
- the LOC144605129 gene encoding transmembrane protein 53-A, with the translated sequence MLFSTGVSPPRRELADEISRLQSAPPALRMNRLSNTITLYRNSSKYLTGCQRPLLLMLPWLGAKPHAMERYRQIYYAYGYDILVVESNIMHFLWPHSGMSYALQVMELLQREPFASCPLAIHAFSIGGFIFAEMIVNSRNVPRHSNFKARIVGQIFDSLVVGSVDHVAKGVSQMMAPPFLQPLLKRITVFWLLRDYITSRHKAAFNTFRDYPCPSPILMFYSKNDPISDFMEVDALLHSWQKKGIRAFGKRWDISRHAGHLRQHPQEYQSTLQNFLSSLGPSHLPSKL